Proteins encoded together in one Streptomyces sp. B1I3 window:
- a CDS encoding helix-turn-helix domain-containing protein: MSSHAPNRHHLIPLRPVPETPEPAAREPLWRDVVGDVLRRERLAQERTLKDVAEAARISMPYLSEIERGRKEASSEVLAAAARSLGLGLGEVLSLGQEELARRSRVRRSSSHPSPSRLFPTRAPMGEVRLAA; encoded by the coding sequence ATGAGCAGCCACGCGCCGAACCGCCACCACCTGATCCCCCTGCGTCCCGTCCCCGAGACCCCGGAACCCGCTGCGAGAGAGCCTCTGTGGCGGGACGTCGTCGGGGACGTCCTGCGCCGCGAGCGGCTCGCCCAGGAGCGGACGCTCAAGGACGTGGCCGAGGCTGCCAGGATCTCGATGCCGTACCTCTCCGAGATCGAGCGCGGCCGCAAGGAGGCCTCCTCGGAAGTCCTCGCGGCGGCGGCCCGTTCGCTCGGGCTCGGGCTGGGTGAGGTGCTGTCCCTCGGACAGGAGGAGCTCGCCCGCCGGAGCCGGGTGCGGCGTTCCTCCTCGCACCCTTCCCCGTCCCGGCTGTTCCCCACCCGGGCGCCGATGGGCGAGGTCCGGCTGGCCGCCTGA